The DNA sequence cataaatgtttaaaagaaaaaatatatgatttaaaaggaaaaagtactgcatcatttgaaaaaaaaccATATGCATTAAAgcaatataacttttttcaaGAAGAAGATAATGAATCAATATACAATGATACATATCAAGAAGaattgaattattttatgccACGTAAAAAACCTCAAAATCTTGGAGATTTTAACgttaaacataatttaaaagaaaaatcttTTACAgtaaaacattataataatattcagAACAATAAAAACCTACACAAATCTTCAAAAAAGTTATACTCAGAGAATGATTCATCTTCAGACCTCATCAACTCAAGTAATAAACgtaattgtaatattattaaagataaaattaatgatattCTAAACATTCAGTAAAAACATCCAGTAAAATATGCAATTTGGTATGCCCTTTTTATGCTTATATTAATACTGTTTTTGCCGTTAGTTTATTGTTTaggttttttttatagtatccGAGAATGcctaaaataattatgtctcttattatttcatattataatccattatatatttgtattactaGTAAtgttgtttttatatttcattctgCTTCCTTGCAGAATACAactgttttaaattaatatatataaaactatCTCATAAATTAATGTAAGTCTAGTAAAAAGTGataatcatttatttattgcaaaaatttaattctataaatttattttagtaatctgaaagaaaatataattttatatattcaattgtaaaaaaatgtatgccACCAATACAAttatctaatatatatgaattttttatatttttttgcacttattattaaaaaattgtctttatataattttatatttcttgtaatataattatatattctgtactttaatttttagtttaaattattaaagatttgaaatataattaaaaatttactttctagtcatatatatatatatatactttaataaattttgcatatttatcatattatgacttttacatatttaatctatacaattaaaaatatttatataaagaataatataacatttcaaaatattataatcatatttACCCAAgttaaatagtaaaatatttacaaattatgtaatattcaCTTTAATAAtcagtttttatataattcagtATATCGCTTATATGGAGATAGCtataatatttctatgtATAACTACATATTTtgctttaaaataaaaaaaacttaaaaaatttcgctttcttatttctaatattaaTTAGAGAAGGCGTAAGtagaacatatatttataggaATTCGCATCATTAGTGAAATtcgaataatttttaaagaattgttttattattatcaacTAGTCTAAAATGTTCtgttaaatatgtataagaaATACATTAGGTGATAATGTTcatataatgttatataaaatgtatatcttTTCTACATTTACTTAAGTTATTCACTGCTTagattat is a window from the Plasmodium malariae genome assembly, contig: PmUG01_00_17, whole genome shotgun sequence genome containing:
- the PmUG01_00036900 gene encoding Plasmodium exported protein, unknown function → MIIFFIRAFIFSCLIWIFKYSDESNICDKTRNKKLNINNILNIKYSRLLSSEIRAFLEDKHKCLKEKIYDLKGKSTASFEKKPYALKQYNFFQEEDNESIYNDTYQEELNYFMPRKKPQNLGDFNVKHNLKEKSFTVKHYNNIQNNKNLHKSSKKLYSENDSSSDLINSSNKRNCNIIKDKINDILNIQ